The proteins below come from a single Micromonospora citrea genomic window:
- the argS gene encoding arginine--tRNA ligase codes for MDLERLLSDRLAPAFAAVAGAPVDPVVRRSPRADFQSDAALALARRLGRSPRDLAADVLEHAALDDVCASAEVSGPGFLNLTVSDRALAGLVSGLAGDARLGVPAARAPETVVVDYSAPNVAKEMHVGHLRSTVIGDAAVRLLDWLGHRVVRVNHLGDWGTPFGMLIEHLADLGETEAAHELSVGDLDSFYKAARAKFDADEAFRARSRRRVVALQGGDAPTRRLWRLLVQQSERYFLSVYDLLDVTLTGADFRGESAYNELLADVVDDLDRLGLLAASGGARCVFPPGFTGRDGEPLPLIVRKSDGGFGYPATDLAALRQRTGELGATRLLYVVGLPQQQHFAMVFAVAGAAGWLRPPARAEHLGFGSILGSDGRMLRSRTGGSVKLVGLLEEAVARATDLARAKNPDLDAATAAEIGRVVGIGAVKYADLSTDRARDYVLDWERMLALDGNTAPYLQYAYARIRSVFRRAGAVARPDAPIVLAEPSERALAIELLGFAGVVGRVERSLEFHHLAGHLHRLATAFSGFYERCPVLRAPDELRESRLLLADLTARTLRQGLHLLGIRTLERM; via the coding sequence CGACGCGGCGCTGGCGCTGGCCCGGCGGCTCGGCCGCTCCCCGCGCGACCTCGCCGCCGACGTGCTGGAACACGCGGCGCTCGACGACGTGTGCGCGTCGGCGGAGGTCTCCGGGCCGGGCTTTCTCAACCTGACCGTCTCCGACCGGGCGCTGGCCGGCCTGGTCTCCGGGCTGGCGGGGGACGCCCGCCTGGGCGTGCCGGCGGCCCGCGCGCCGGAGACCGTCGTGGTCGACTACTCGGCGCCGAACGTGGCCAAGGAGATGCACGTCGGACACCTGCGCTCCACCGTCATCGGCGACGCGGCGGTGCGGCTGCTGGACTGGCTCGGGCACCGCGTGGTGCGGGTCAACCACCTCGGCGACTGGGGCACACCGTTCGGGATGCTGATCGAGCACCTGGCCGACCTCGGCGAGACGGAGGCGGCGCACGAGTTGTCGGTGGGTGACCTCGACTCGTTCTACAAGGCGGCCCGGGCGAAGTTCGACGCCGACGAGGCGTTCCGTGCGCGGTCCCGGCGCCGGGTGGTCGCGTTGCAGGGCGGCGACGCGCCGACCCGGCGGCTGTGGCGACTCCTGGTGCAGCAGTCGGAGCGGTACTTCCTGTCCGTGTACGACCTGCTCGACGTGACGCTGACCGGGGCGGACTTCCGGGGCGAGAGCGCCTACAACGAACTGCTCGCCGACGTCGTCGACGACCTGGACCGGCTGGGGCTGCTGGCGGCCAGCGGCGGGGCGCGGTGCGTGTTCCCGCCCGGGTTCACCGGCCGGGACGGCGAGCCGCTGCCGCTGATCGTGCGCAAGAGCGACGGCGGCTTCGGCTATCCGGCCACCGACCTGGCCGCGTTGCGGCAGCGCACCGGGGAACTGGGCGCGACGCGGCTGCTGTACGTCGTCGGGCTGCCGCAGCAGCAGCACTTCGCGATGGTCTTCGCCGTCGCCGGAGCGGCCGGTTGGCTGCGCCCGCCGGCCCGGGCCGAGCATCTCGGCTTCGGCTCGATCCTCGGGAGCGACGGGCGGATGCTGCGCAGCCGGACCGGCGGGTCGGTGAAGCTCGTCGGCCTGCTCGAAGAGGCGGTCGCCCGCGCCACCGACCTGGCCCGGGCCAAGAATCCCGACCTGGACGCCGCGACCGCCGCCGAGATCGGCCGGGTTGTCGGCATCGGCGCGGTCAAGTACGCCGACCTGTCCACCGACCGCGCGAGGGACTACGTGCTCGACTGGGAGCGGATGCTTGCCCTGGACGGCAACACCGCGCCCTACCTCCAGTACGCGTACGCCCGCATCCGGTCGGTGTTCCGGCGGGCCGGGGCGGTCGCCCGGCCGGACGCGCCGATCGTGCTCGCCGAGCCGTCGGAGCGGGCGCTGGCGATCGAACTGCTCGGCTTCGCCGGCGTGGTCGGCAGGGTGGAGCGGAGCCTGGAGTTCCACCACCTCGCCGGCCACCTGCACCGACTCGCGACCGCGTTCAGCGGGTTCTACGAGCGCTGCCCCGTGCTGCGCGCCCCCGACGAGCTGCGGGAGAGTCGCCTGCTGCTGGCCGACCTGACCGCCCGGACCCTGCGCCAGGGCCTGCACCTGCTCGGCATCCGCACTCTGGAACGGATGTGA